One window from the genome of Thermococcus sp. EP1 encodes:
- the psmB gene encoding archaeal proteasome endopeptidase complex subunit beta codes for MWALDKIKGTTTVGIVCSDGVVLAADKRASLGNMVISREVTKIFQVDDHLVLAGAGSVGDILSLVRVLRAQARLYKAKVGKEMSTKALATLTSNVLSGRRYFPYFGWFLIGGYDESPKLYSIDMAGGITEDKYVSAGSGMEFAYSVLDNEYNEKITLKKGVKLAIKAINTAIKRDVFTGDGIMVVIISEEGYKELSKEEVEKILKKL; via the coding sequence GTGTGGGCTTTGGACAAAATTAAAGGCACAACAACAGTAGGCATTGTTTGTAGTGATGGAGTAGTCCTAGCTGCGGACAAGAGGGCTTCATTGGGCAACATGGTTATTTCAAGGGAGGTTACAAAAATTTTCCAAGTGGATGACCATTTAGTCCTAGCAGGAGCAGGCAGTGTAGGTGACATTTTAAGCCTTGTTAGAGTTCTCAGAGCACAAGCAAGGTTATACAAGGCAAAAGTTGGCAAAGAGATGAGCACAAAGGCCTTAGCGACACTAACATCCAACGTTTTGAGTGGCAGAAGGTACTTCCCCTATTTTGGCTGGTTCTTAATTGGTGGATATGATGAAAGCCCAAAGCTTTATTCGATTGACATGGCTGGGGGGATTACCGAAGATAAGTATGTTTCTGCAGGCTCTGGTATGGAGTTTGCGTATTCTGTTTTAGATAATGAATATAATGAAAAAATTACTCTAAAAAAGGGTGTTAAGCTTGCAATAAAAGCTATAAATACAGCAATAAAAAGAGATGTTTTTACTGGAGATGGGATAATGGTAGTTATTATAAGTGAAGAGGGATACAAAGAGCTTTCTAAGGAAGAAGTGGAGAAAATCCTCAAGAAACTTTAA
- a CDS encoding aminotransferase class I/II-fold pyridoxal phosphate-dependent enzyme, with protein MKVKPFLVERFMGEHEHNVEINIAETCVKPFTLGEFLEFVGEEDFLEEIKDLRLTYGYVEGLPELKEGLASFYKHVSAENIFPTHGAIDANFQVFYSLVEPGDTVISIFPTYQQLYSVPESFGANVKLWHLYEEEGWMPNLDELNELVDKKTKLIVINSPNNPTGALLDEKMLRGISEIAEDANAYVLNDESYRGLYINPHDYVPSIVDISDRGIATSSFSKPLSLTGLRLGWIATSNEDVAKELVLHRDYTTISISILIEKLAALAVKNAKKIYERNLKILHTNFKILENWVREEPLIDWVPPKAGTVAFLKYNLEIPSEELAIKLMKEKSTFLVPGSCFGIENHLRIGYGNPTEVMKEGLKRLREFLASLEGEVQ; from the coding sequence ATGAAGGTAAAACCCTTTCTTGTTGAACGATTTATGGGAGAGCATGAACATAATGTAGAGATAAACATAGCTGAAACCTGTGTAAAGCCGTTTACTCTTGGAGAATTCCTAGAGTTTGTAGGAGAAGAAGATTTTTTAGAGGAAATTAAAGACCTAAGGCTCACTTATGGGTATGTTGAGGGCCTTCCAGAATTAAAGGAAGGGTTGGCAAGTTTTTATAAGCATGTGAGTGCAGAAAATATTTTCCCAACTCATGGGGCTATAGATGCTAACTTTCAGGTCTTTTACAGCTTGGTTGAGCCGGGAGATACTGTTATCTCAATCTTCCCTACATATCAACAGCTCTACAGTGTGCCCGAATCTTTTGGTGCCAATGTAAAACTCTGGCACCTTTATGAGGAGGAGGGATGGATGCCCAACCTTGACGAGCTGAACGAGTTGGTGGACAAAAAGACAAAACTCATAGTAATAAATAGTCCTAACAATCCAACTGGCGCCCTCTTGGATGAAAAAATGCTAAGAGGAATCAGTGAAATTGCTGAGGATGCAAACGCATATGTCTTGAACGACGAATCGTATAGAGGCCTTTATATAAACCCTCATGATTACGTTCCATCAATAGTTGACATTTCAGATAGAGGAATAGCAACGAGCTCTTTCTCAAAGCCTCTGTCCCTAACAGGCTTGCGCCTTGGATGGATAGCCACTTCTAATGAAGATGTTGCTAAAGAATTAGTCCTTCACAGAGACTATACTACTATAAGCATTAGCATACTCATAGAGAAGCTCGCTGCACTTGCAGTTAAAAACGCAAAGAAAATATATGAGCGCAACTTGAAAATACTTCACACAAACTTCAAGATTCTTGAGAATTGGGTTCGAGAAGAACCATTAATTGATTGGGTTCCGCCAAAAGCTGGCACTGTTGCATTCCTAAAATATAACCTTGAGATTCCATCAGAAGAACTTGCTATAAAACTCATGAAAGAAAAGAGCACATTTCTCGTTCCAGGCTCATGCTTCGGCATAGAAAACCATCTTCGTATAGGATATGGAAACCCCACTGAGGTTATGAAAGAAGGATTGAAACGCTTAAGGGAATTTTTAGCCTCACTCGAGGGAGAGGTTCAATGA
- the serK gene encoding L-serine kinase SerK yields MGVEKVPKYNIPTKKVEYVFIELDKMKPHEQLVQKELEAFIESVTGSGVFWKPMLLAKVPGEDMYLIVDGHHRWAGLQKLGAKKAPSVILDYFSDDVKVYTWYPAFKGDLEKVLERLKKEGLEIIEDSEAEEKAERGEIAFALIGKEKKFSIPGAINEQKKVSKVLDEMSVEGEIELIYYGLKEDAGEDMEKGEIDYVFIRKAPSKEEVMELVKRGEVYSPKTTRHVLPFNPDKIDVKLEELF; encoded by the coding sequence ATGGGTGTCGAAAAAGTTCCAAAATACAACATTCCAACAAAAAAAGTTGAATATGTTTTTATTGAACTTGACAAAATGAAGCCTCACGAGCAACTTGTCCAAAAAGAGCTTGAGGCGTTTATTGAAAGCGTAACTGGCTCTGGAGTTTTTTGGAAGCCTATGCTTTTGGCAAAAGTCCCAGGAGAAGACATGTATCTAATAGTAGATGGCCACCACAGATGGGCGGGTTTACAAAAACTTGGTGCCAAAAAAGCACCCTCAGTAATCCTAGACTACTTCAGTGATGATGTTAAGGTCTACACATGGTATCCTGCTTTTAAGGGAGACCTTGAGAAGGTTCTAGAAAGACTAAAGAAAGAGGGATTAGAAATCATTGAGGATTCCGAAGCTGAAGAAAAAGCAGAAAGAGGAGAAATAGCATTTGCTTTAATTGGTAAAGAAAAGAAGTTCTCTATTCCTGGAGCTATTAATGAACAGAAAAAAGTCAGTAAAGTGCTTGATGAGATGAGTGTTGAAGGAGAAATAGAACTCATATACTATGGACTTAAAGAAGATGCAGGAGAAGACATGGAGAAAGGTGAAATCGATTATGTCTTCATAAGAAAGGCCCCAAGTAAAGAAGAAGTCATGGAACTCGTAAAGAGAGGAGAGGTTTATTCTCCAAAAACTACAAGACACGTGTTGCCATTTAATCCAGATAAAATTGATGTGAAGCTTGAGGAACTCTTTTGA